The following are encoded together in the Roseobacter denitrificans OCh 114 genome:
- a CDS encoding P-II family nitrogen regulator, whose product MKTHQAKRVEITIEAIMQSRLTDALSAAKVTGYTVLPVLGGSGRSGEWVRSGEIGRASGMVQVVCIIRPERLDGLLDAAFGVVDKHIGVVSIMDCDVVRAERF is encoded by the coding sequence GTGAAAACACATCAAGCAAAACGCGTCGAAATCACGATAGAAGCCATCATGCAATCGCGTCTCACAGATGCGCTGAGCGCTGCAAAAGTCACGGGCTACACGGTGCTGCCCGTTCTGGGCGGGTCCGGGCGGTCCGGCGAATGGGTACGTTCCGGTGAGATCGGTCGCGCCAGCGGGATGGTGCAGGTTGTGTGCATCATCCGACCGGAGCGTCTGGATGGGCTGCTCGACGCAGCATTTGGTGTAGTGGACAAGCACATCGGCGTTGTTTCGATAATGGATTGCGACGTCGTGCGCG
- a CDS encoding sodium-dependent bicarbonate transport family permease has translation MDQILSLAANNLLSPIILSFVLGVAASLARSDLSVPEAAAKALSIYLLFAIGFKGGVSVAAHGVDAKLGLTLLVGIILSAGLPLIAFGLLQVMTGLSRLDAAAVAAHYGSISIVTFVAATSVLQSSGITYEGYMVAVAAAMEAPAILSALWLISRGGSERRMDSDLWREILLNGSIVLLVGAFFIGWITGEEGLSEISSFIVAPFKGVLCLFLLDMGLVAGRGLRSRSGVLKPGVLAFGLLMPVVGSSLGAVFGLLLGLSTGGVALLMVLSASASYIAVPAAMRVALPEANPSIYLTLSLGVTFPFNLTLGIPLYVAVASALTGA, from the coding sequence GTGGACCAAATCTTATCACTGGCAGCCAACAACCTGTTGTCTCCGATCATATTGTCATTTGTGCTCGGCGTCGCCGCCTCTTTGGCGCGCTCGGATCTCAGTGTGCCAGAGGCTGCGGCCAAGGCCCTGTCGATCTATCTGCTGTTCGCCATCGGCTTCAAGGGCGGGGTCAGCGTTGCGGCCCACGGGGTCGATGCGAAGCTTGGCCTCACCCTGCTGGTGGGGATCATCCTTTCCGCGGGCCTGCCACTGATTGCTTTTGGGTTGTTGCAGGTGATGACCGGGCTCAGCCGGCTGGATGCCGCTGCGGTTGCGGCGCATTACGGATCGATCTCCATCGTGACCTTTGTAGCCGCCACCTCGGTGCTGCAAAGCAGTGGCATCACGTACGAGGGGTATATGGTGGCGGTTGCCGCAGCCATGGAAGCCCCGGCGATCCTGTCGGCGCTCTGGCTGATCTCGCGCGGGGGGTCAGAACGCCGCATGGACAGTGATCTGTGGCGCGAAATCCTGCTGAACGGGTCCATCGTGCTGCTGGTCGGCGCGTTTTTCATCGGATGGATCACGGGAGAAGAAGGTCTGAGCGAGATCTCAAGCTTTATCGTTGCACCGTTCAAAGGGGTGTTGTGCCTCTTTTTGCTGGATATGGGCCTTGTTGCGGGGCGTGGTCTGCGCAGCCGCAGCGGCGTGCTCAAACCCGGTGTGCTGGCGTTTGGCCTGCTGATGCCTGTGGTCGGAAGCAGCCTTGGCGCGGTCTTTGGCCTGTTGCTCGGGCTGTCGACTGGCGGTGTCGCGCTGTTGATGGTGCTGTCTGCCTCGGCATCCTACATCGCCGTGCCCGCCGCCATGCGCGTCGCCTTGCCAGAGGCCAACCCCTCCATCTACCTGACGCTTTCCCTCGGCGTCACATTCCCCTTTAACCTTACGCTGGGCATCCCGTTGTACGTGGCCGTTGCTTCGGCGCTGACAGGAGCCTGA
- a CDS encoding carbonic anhydrase, with the protein MDQAKPLPGYLVQRYHGWKATGYQENQSWYKQLARGGQHPRAMVISCCDSRVHVSALFGADQGELFIHRNIASLVPPYEPDGDPHGTSAAVEYAVTMLNVAHVIVLGHSGCGGIQGCIDMCQGNAPDLEEKSSFIGRWMDILKPSYPLVAAENDPEIQAQALEKQSVLVSLRNLMTFPFINSRVDGGLLTLHGLWTDIGEGSLEVFHSKDQAFHAI; encoded by the coding sequence ATGGATCAGGCCAAACCGCTTCCAGGCTATCTGGTACAGCGCTATCATGGTTGGAAGGCCACCGGATATCAGGAAAATCAATCATGGTACAAACAACTGGCGCGCGGCGGTCAACACCCCCGTGCGATGGTGATTTCCTGCTGTGACAGTCGGGTACACGTCAGTGCCCTTTTCGGTGCCGATCAGGGGGAGTTGTTCATCCACCGCAATATTGCCAGCCTCGTGCCGCCCTACGAACCGGATGGCGATCCCCATGGGACGTCGGCGGCGGTGGAATATGCTGTCACCATGCTGAATGTGGCGCATGTGATCGTTCTTGGGCATTCAGGCTGTGGTGGGATACAGGGCTGCATCGACATGTGTCAGGGCAATGCCCCCGACCTTGAAGAAAAATCCAGCTTCATCGGGCGCTGGATGGATATTCTCAAGCCAAGCTATCCTCTTGTCGCAGCGGAAAACGACCCTGAAATTCAGGCGCAGGCGCTGGAAAAGCAGTCGGTGCTCGTCAGTTTGCGCAACCTGATGACTTTTCCCTTTATCAACAGCCGTGTGGATGGCGGTTTGCTTACGCTGCATGGGCTTTGGACCGACATCGGCGAGGGGAGCCTTGAGGTGTTCCACTCCAAGGATCAGGCCTTTCATGCGATTTGA
- a CDS encoding leucyl aminopeptidase family protein codes for MTSLFADADDQTIPLHIIDEDSLEAWLGDQSQTVQAWVRANGFAARIGQALLVPSDTGLPVMALAGFGTAKSRARGRFHLAAAASKLPAACYAIASGLPQAQSDMEVLGWLLAAYRFGRYSETGAMGARLARPEGLDTARLEILAQAETLTRDLINTPANDMGPPDLEAAAQDLAQQHGASIEVVLGDDLLAQDFPLIHTVGRAADRAPRLIDMKWGDRGPKITLVGKGVCFDTGGLNLKPGASMGLMKKDMGGAANVLGLAHMIMALQPRISLRVLIPAVENSVAGNAFRPGDILPSRKGLSVEINNTDAEGRLVLADALAYAQEDAPDLIISMATLTGAARVAVGPDLAPYYCDDPDFVTALENAATHQCDPVWRMPFHTPYESMIEPGIADLDNAPKGGFAGSITAALFLRRFVDESVYAHFDVYGWNPSDAPGRPKGGAGQATRALLGVIEAMQTS; via the coding sequence ATGACTTCCCTGTTTGCTGATGCTGACGATCAGACAATTCCGCTGCACATCATAGATGAAGACTCGCTTGAGGCGTGGCTGGGCGACCAGTCGCAGACGGTTCAGGCATGGGTGCGCGCGAATGGGTTCGCGGCCCGGATCGGTCAGGCCTTGCTGGTCCCGTCTGATACAGGTTTGCCGGTGATGGCGCTTGCAGGCTTTGGCACAGCGAAATCGCGGGCACGGGGGCGGTTTCACCTTGCGGCGGCTGCCAGTAAACTGCCCGCTGCCTGTTATGCGATTGCCTCGGGCCTGCCGCAGGCGCAGTCCGACATGGAAGTTCTGGGCTGGCTGCTGGCCGCCTATCGGTTTGGCCGCTACAGCGAGACCGGCGCGATGGGAGCAAGGCTCGCGCGGCCCGAAGGGCTGGATACCGCACGGCTGGAAATCCTCGCGCAAGCCGAGACGCTGACCCGTGATTTGATCAATACGCCCGCAAATGACATGGGACCCCCGGATCTTGAAGCCGCAGCGCAGGATCTCGCCCAACAGCATGGTGCATCGATCGAGGTTGTTCTTGGCGATGATCTGCTGGCGCAGGATTTTCCGTTGATCCACACGGTCGGGCGCGCTGCGGATCGCGCGCCGCGCCTGATCGACATGAAATGGGGTGACAGGGGCCCCAAGATCACCTTGGTTGGCAAGGGCGTGTGCTTTGATACTGGCGGGCTGAATCTGAAACCGGGCGCGTCGATGGGGCTGATGAAAAAGGATATGGGCGGGGCGGCCAATGTTCTGGGGCTGGCGCATATGATAATGGCCTTGCAACCCCGGATCAGTCTGCGCGTTCTTATTCCGGCCGTGGAAAACTCGGTGGCTGGCAATGCATTCCGGCCGGGCGATATCCTGCCGTCGCGCAAGGGTCTGAGCGTCGAGATCAACAATACCGACGCAGAGGGGCGGCTGGTTCTGGCCGACGCATTGGCTTATGCACAGGAAGACGCACCAGACCTCATCATCTCGATGGCGACGCTGACGGGGGCCGCGCGCGTTGCGGTTGGTCCTGATCTGGCGCCCTATTATTGCGATGATCCTGATTTTGTCACAGCGCTCGAAAACGCTGCTACGCATCAATGCGACCCGGTTTGGCGCATGCCGTTTCACACGCCCTATGAATCGATGATTGAACCGGGGATCGCGGATCTGGACAACGCGCCAAAGGGCGGATTTGCCGGATCCATCACCGCAGCGCTTTTCCTGCGACGGTTTGTGGACGAAAGCGTCTACGCACATTTTGACGTCTATGGCTGGAACCCGAGCGATGCGCCGGGACGCCCGAAGGGTGGCGCAGGTCAGGCAACCCGCGCCTTGCTGGGGGTTATCGAAGCCATGCAGACGTCATGA
- a CDS encoding NlpC/P60 family protein: MTDRRVTPDPTHVTLDIPAQVTGPIADLRQSPAGPRDRQVLFGDRAAILGRMEGHSLIRAQKDGYCGWVSDAALGPVHPVTHRVTSRATHVYAEANFKSPDLMHLGFSAGLNVVAETATFVETPQGFIPRQHVRPTEARATDPATIAELFLGVPYLWGGNAHLGIDCSGLVQAACLACGIACPGDSDQQAEQLGVALPSGAALQRNDVIFWKGHVALVLDKDTLIHANAGHMLVTTEPIADALARIEMQGDGVPTGFKRLEMPT, translated from the coding sequence ATGACGGATCGGCGGGTGACGCCTGATCCGACCCATGTGACGCTGGACATACCGGCGCAAGTTACTGGGCCCATCGCCGACTTGCGTCAAAGCCCTGCGGGACCGCGCGACAGGCAGGTTCTGTTTGGGGATCGGGCTGCCATACTAGGACGTATGGAGGGTCACAGCCTGATCCGCGCGCAGAAGGACGGATACTGCGGGTGGGTATCTGATGCGGCTTTAGGGCCGGTGCATCCGGTGACGCACCGCGTCACGAGCCGTGCCACGCATGTCTATGCGGAAGCGAATTTCAAATCGCCGGACCTCATGCATTTGGGGTTTAGTGCCGGACTGAATGTCGTTGCAGAAACCGCAACCTTTGTTGAGACGCCGCAGGGGTTTATCCCAAGGCAACATGTGCGACCCACAGAAGCACGCGCCACCGACCCGGCCACAATCGCGGAACTCTTTTTAGGGGTGCCCTATCTCTGGGGCGGAAACGCGCATCTCGGGATTGATTGTTCCGGTCTGGTGCAGGCGGCCTGTCTGGCCTGTGGCATTGCCTGTCCCGGTGACAGCGACCAACAGGCGGAACAGCTTGGCGTAGCGTTGCCGTCCGGTGCAGCCTTGCAACGCAATGACGTGATTTTCTGGAAAGGTCATGTGGCGCTGGTTCTGGACAAGGATACCCTGATCCATGCAAATGCCGGGCATATGCTGGTGACAACCGAACCCATCGCAGACGCCTTGGCGCGGATTGAAATGCAGGGCGACGGGGTCCCGACAGGGTTCAAAAGGCTGGAAATGCCAACCTGA
- a CDS encoding DUF2794 domain-containing protein, with the protein MNYQVPPTSTLHQMPPSQVAFHRTELSVILSLYGRFVAAGEWRDYGISCLKDVAVFSVFRRTAETPLYRIEKRPRLRDKQGMYAVVGMDGQIIRRGHDLKKVLRVLERKLIRAVE; encoded by the coding sequence ATGAATTACCAAGTCCCCCCGACCAGCACCCTTCATCAGATGCCACCCAGTCAGGTTGCTTTTCACCGTACAGAGCTCTCCGTGATCCTGTCGCTTTACGGGCGATTTGTGGCAGCGGGAGAATGGCGCGACTACGGCATTTCGTGTCTCAAGGATGTCGCCGTCTTTTCGGTGTTCCGCCGCACCGCCGAGACGCCGCTTTATCGTATCGAAAAACGTCCAAGGCTGCGTGACAAACAGGGCATGTATGCTGTTGTTGGGATGGATGGTCAGATCATCCGCCGTGGCCATGACCTAAAGAAGGTGCTGCGGGTGCTGGAACGTAAACTTATTCGCGCCGTCGAGTGA
- a CDS encoding DNA polymerase Y family protein, with amino-acid sequence MKTRRILSIWFPHFGADRLMRRNPQLATVPLGVVEEQHNSQVLTSLNAAAAQAGLRVGQPVRDAHAMCEKLVTRARSQPAEAAFLTALQRWAGKFSPWVAPEGHDALVIDLTGCAHLFGGEESLLQVVQQDCEDLGLSVRMGLADTRGAAWALARFAGQSAGSHRTGDAIDQEARATRSRASKRRRWTKGGAAPVVTPGPAAGAHQISAPGQTYCALSPLPVAALRLDTEITAQLSRLGIRRIGDLLGQPRAVLARRFGRGLVMRMDQAMGSAPEPVSPARAPAHFAVRMTLPDPIGLESDLLAGLDRLLPRLCENLEKKGRGARRVLFQAYRTDHDIQSVEVGLARAARDPAQIKPLIALKLGSIDAGFGIDMLRLEAVQTEPIHARTPVGHLEAGAVVSTRLASNTSMDDLIGRIGARVGLEAITRLKPASSHIPEKTSTLHAAAWSTPFDGQWPDPPNPRPLLIWQPEPVQAPDSPKLPDVFLWRGQRLRAVRAIGPERIAPEWWLDDPNWRSGVRDYWSTETEDGQRLWLFYAHGHLMSSGWFCHGSYA; translated from the coding sequence ATGAAAACCCGACGTATCCTCTCCATCTGGTTTCCGCATTTCGGGGCGGATCGGCTTATGCGGCGCAATCCGCAACTGGCCACTGTGCCTTTGGGTGTGGTCGAGGAACAGCATAACAGCCAGGTGCTGACCTCTTTGAACGCCGCCGCCGCGCAGGCCGGTCTGCGTGTGGGGCAGCCGGTGCGCGATGCCCATGCCATGTGTGAAAAGCTGGTGACACGCGCGCGCAGCCAGCCCGCCGAGGCTGCATTTTTAACTGCATTGCAACGCTGGGCCGGAAAATTCAGCCCATGGGTTGCGCCCGAAGGGCATGACGCGCTGGTGATTGACCTGACCGGATGCGCGCATCTTTTCGGGGGCGAGGAATCGTTGCTGCAGGTGGTGCAACAGGATTGCGAGGATTTGGGGCTGTCAGTGCGGATGGGGCTTGCGGATACCCGTGGGGCGGCATGGGCACTGGCGCGCTTTGCCGGGCAATCCGCAGGGTCGCACCGCACAGGTGACGCCATTGATCAGGAAGCCCGCGCCACGCGTTCACGCGCCAGCAAGCGCCGGCGCTGGACAAAGGGGGGTGCGGCCCCTGTTGTCACACCGGGACCTGCGGCAGGGGCACACCAGATTTCGGCCCCGGGGCAGACCTATTGCGCGCTGAGTCCTCTGCCTGTGGCGGCGCTGCGACTTGATACAGAGATCACGGCACAGCTTTCCCGCCTTGGTATCCGGCGCATCGGTGATCTGCTGGGCCAACCGAGGGCCGTGCTGGCCCGCAGGTTTGGCCGGGGTCTCGTGATGCGGATGGATCAGGCGATGGGCTCTGCCCCCGAACCGGTTTCGCCCGCCCGCGCGCCTGCGCATTTTGCCGTCCGCATGACCCTGCCGGACCCCATCGGGCTGGAAAGTGATTTGCTGGCTGGGCTTGACCGCTTGCTGCCCCGGCTGTGCGAAAACCTTGAGAAAAAGGGGCGCGGGGCGCGCCGTGTTCTGTTTCAGGCCTATCGGACGGATCACGACATACAATCGGTTGAGGTGGGGCTGGCGCGTGCCGCGCGCGATCCTGCGCAGATCAAACCGCTGATTGCGCTCAAGCTGGGCAGTATCGACGCAGGCTTCGGGATCGACATGCTCCGCCTCGAAGCGGTGCAGACCGAACCGATCCACGCCCGCACCCCGGTGGGGCATCTTGAGGCGGGCGCGGTGGTAAGCACCCGTCTGGCCAGCAACACGTCGATGGACGATCTGATCGGGCGTATCGGGGCGCGCGTCGGGCTTGAGGCGATCACGCGGCTTAAACCCGCCTCCAGCCATATCCCGGAAAAGACCTCAACCCTCCATGCAGCGGCATGGTCGACCCCTTTTGACGGGCAATGGCCGGACCCGCCCAACCCGAGGCCCCTGCTGATCTGGCAACCTGAACCCGTACAGGCCCCGGACAGCCCGAAACTGCCTGATGTCTTTCTTTGGCGCGGGCAGCGTTTGCGCGCTGTCCGGGCGATCGGGCCAGAACGCATCGCGCCCGAATGGTGGCTGGATGACCCCAACTGGCGCAGTGGTGTGCGGGATTACTGGAGCACCGAGACCGAAGACGGCCAGCGGCTGTGGTTGTTTTATGCCCATGGGCATCTGATGTCTTCGGGCTGGTTTTGCCATGGCAGCTATGCCTGA
- a CDS encoding TetR/AcrR family transcriptional regulator, whose product MTVATLAIRKGRKFDQVLDGARDVFMADGFEGASVDEIARVANVSKATLYSYFPDKRLLFMEVATAECQRQARGAMDKIDMEAAPQDVLAQTGQHFLRFITSDFGQKIFRICVAESERFPDLGQKFYNSGPAVFRTEMAAYFKQAEARGQLRMSDHLMAADQFGELCKSDVWPRLIFGVIDKVSEAEIIRVVDSAVETFMARYGT is encoded by the coding sequence ATGACTGTTGCAACTCTGGCGATCCGCAAGGGACGAAAATTTGATCAGGTTTTGGATGGCGCGCGCGACGTCTTTATGGCGGATGGCTTTGAAGGGGCCAGCGTGGATGAAATCGCGCGCGTGGCGAATGTGTCCAAGGCAACCTTGTACAGTTACTTCCCGGACAAACGGCTGCTCTTCATGGAGGTCGCAACCGCCGAATGTCAGCGTCAGGCCCGCGGCGCGATGGACAAGATTGATATGGAGGCTGCGCCACAAGATGTGCTGGCGCAGACGGGGCAACATTTCCTGCGGTTCATCACGTCAGATTTCGGGCAAAAGATTTTCCGGATCTGCGTCGCTGAGTCCGAGCGGTTCCCGGATCTGGGGCAGAAGTTCTATAATTCCGGCCCGGCTGTTTTCCGCACCGAAATGGCGGCCTATTTCAAGCAGGCCGAAGCGCGCGGGCAATTGCGCATGTCTGACCACCTCATGGCGGCGGATCAGTTTGGCGAATTGTGCAAATCCGACGTCTGGCCGCGTCTGATCTTTGGTGTGATTGACAAGGTCAGCGAGGCGGAAATCATTCGCGTGGTGGACAGTGCCGTCGAAACCTTCATGGCACGATACGGCACCTGA
- a CDS encoding AEC family transporter produces the protein MIEIFFKTVPFFALIGLGYWAGRIRFFTEEATAYLTKFVFYFALSAMLFRFSANLSFADVWDTNLVSGYLLGTVAVYLIATIVGMIRRLDVATVAVEAQCAAIGNVGFLGIPMLALLLGEAAIGVIMMALAVDLIVFSSLIVILITGSRDGRFSLRILRTIALGLVKNPMILAITSGLLWSALAIPIPTPMNDFLTILGGAATPGALFAIGASLASKSAERLVIAGWLSFCKLVLHPLFVAIGVIILFPVDPYTAAVVISASALPVAGNVYILAQHYGVASHRVSAAILVSTAISIVSVSFVIGLVAPL, from the coding sequence ATGATTGAAATCTTCTTCAAGACAGTCCCGTTCTTTGCGCTGATCGGCCTGGGCTATTGGGCCGGTCGCATTCGGTTCTTTACCGAAGAGGCGACCGCCTATCTGACGAAATTCGTCTTTTACTTTGCGCTCAGTGCGATGTTGTTCCGGTTTTCCGCGAATCTCTCTTTCGCGGATGTCTGGGACACGAACCTTGTCAGCGGCTATCTGCTGGGCACCGTTGCTGTCTATCTGATCGCGACCATCGTGGGCATGATCCGCCGGCTTGATGTGGCAACGGTCGCGGTCGAGGCGCAATGCGCAGCCATCGGCAATGTCGGATTTCTTGGCATTCCCATGCTCGCTTTGTTGCTGGGCGAGGCTGCGATTGGCGTCATCATGATGGCGCTTGCCGTTGATCTGATCGTGTTTTCCAGCCTGATCGTCATCCTGATCACCGGGTCACGCGACGGGCGCTTCAGCTTGCGCATCCTGCGCACGATTGCGCTGGGGCTTGTCAAAAACCCCATGATCCTCGCGATCACCTCCGGGCTATTGTGGTCCGCGCTTGCCATTCCGATCCCCACACCGATGAACGACTTTCTGACCATATTGGGTGGGGCCGCGACCCCCGGTGCCCTGTTTGCCATCGGTGCCTCTCTGGCCTCGAAATCGGCAGAGCGGCTTGTGATCGCGGGCTGGCTCAGCTTTTGCAAACTGGTGCTGCACCCGCTTTTCGTGGCTATCGGCGTGATCATCCTGTTCCCGGTCGACCCCTACACCGCCGCCGTTGTCATCTCGGCCTCCGCGCTGCCGGTGGCTGGCAATGTCTATATTCTGGCGCAGCATTACGGTGTTGCATCGCACCGGGTATCCGCCGCGATTCTGGTGTCTACCGCGATCAGCATCGTGTCCGTTAGCTTTGTCATTGGCCTTGTGGCACCGCTCTGA
- the fghA gene encoding S-formylglutathione hydrolase, which yields METISENACFGGTQGVYSHTSASCNCDMTFGLFLPEEAQDGPVPLLWFLSGLTCTHENAMIKAGAQSWAAEHGIALVFPDTSPRGEGVADDDAYDLGQGAGFYVNATQAPWSSHFKMWDYVTEELPNLLEQNFALDMKRQAITGHSMGGHGALTIAMSLPGRFRSVSAFAPISHPTASDWGRKQLSAYLGDDQSTWAPHDSTLLMREKGFDGPMLVDTGTKDQFIDLLQPEALAEAVNTRRQQAVLRLQPGYDHSYFFIATFMEEHIAFHADALYA from the coding sequence ATGGAAACGATTTCTGAAAACGCCTGTTTCGGCGGCACACAGGGTGTCTATTCTCACACATCGGCCAGCTGCAATTGTGACATGACGTTCGGTCTGTTTCTGCCGGAGGAAGCACAGGACGGCCCTGTGCCGCTGTTGTGGTTTCTGTCGGGCCTGACCTGCACGCATGAAAACGCGATGATCAAGGCCGGTGCGCAGTCCTGGGCGGCAGAGCACGGAATCGCGCTGGTCTTTCCCGACACCTCACCACGCGGTGAGGGTGTGGCCGATGATGACGCCTATGATCTGGGACAGGGTGCGGGGTTTTACGTGAACGCCACGCAAGCCCCTTGGTCGTCGCATTTCAAGATGTGGGATTATGTGACCGAGGAACTGCCAAATTTGCTGGAGCAGAATTTTGCGCTCGACATGAAGCGGCAGGCGATCACGGGCCATTCCATGGGCGGGCATGGCGCTTTGACCATCGCGATGTCCTTGCCGGGGCGATTCCGCTCCGTCTCTGCCTTTGCGCCGATCTCTCACCCGACCGCCAGTGACTGGGGCCGCAAACAGCTGAGCGCCTACCTTGGCGATGATCAAAGCACATGGGCCCCACATGATTCGACGCTTTTGATGCGCGAAAAAGGCTTTGACGGGCCTATGCTGGTGGATACCGGCACCAAGGACCAGTTCATTGACCTGCTCCAGCCCGAAGCGCTGGCCGAAGCGGTCAATACACGCCGTCAACAGGCGGTGCTGCGGCTGCAACCGGGCTATGACCACAGCTATTTCTTTATCGCCACCTTCATGGAGGAACACATCGCCTTTCACGCCGACGCGCTTTACGCATGA
- a CDS encoding YaiI/YqxD family protein, with protein sequence MTALYIDADACPVKSEAERVATRHRVKMYIVSNGGLRPSQNPLVETVIVPDGPDVADMWIADRCGTGDVVVTGDIPLAAKCIEAGALVLKHNGEALTSANIGNVLASRDLMADLRAADPFRQGGGKSFGKADRSRFLDGLERTLRKAATLG encoded by the coding sequence ATGACGGCGCTTTACATCGACGCGGATGCCTGCCCGGTCAAATCCGAAGCCGAGCGCGTTGCCACAAGGCACCGGGTCAAGATGTATATCGTGTCCAACGGCGGGTTAAGGCCATCGCAAAACCCGCTGGTGGAAACCGTGATCGTGCCGGACGGGCCGGATGTGGCAGACATGTGGATCGCGGACCGCTGCGGCACCGGGGATGTGGTCGTGACAGGCGACATTCCACTGGCCGCAAAGTGCATCGAGGCGGGCGCGCTGGTGCTGAAACACAATGGCGAAGCGCTTACCTCCGCCAATATCGGCAACGTGCTGGCCAGCCGCGATCTGATGGCAGACCTGCGCGCCGCTGATCCCTTCCGGCAAGGCGGTGGCAAAAGCTTTGGCAAGGCGGATCGGTCCCGCTTTCTCGACGGGCTGGAACGCACATTGCGCAAGGCCGCCACGCTTGGCTAA
- a CDS encoding HAD-IA family hydrolase, whose translation MSDNPTPQAVIFDVGNVLIEWDPDRFYDGAIGEDRRRAMFEALDLHAMNERIDLGAHFTDTVYAEAEKYPDWRAEIRMWHDRWIEMASPVIDHSVRLMKALQDKGVPVFSLTNFGVESYDLAATHYPFLRAFDRDFISGHMRMIKPDPAIYAQVEATAGIKGDALLFTDDRDDNIAAAQGFGWQTHLFEGPQGWADRLVASGLLTRAEAA comes from the coding sequence ATGAGCGATAACCCAACACCACAGGCCGTCATTTTCGACGTGGGTAATGTATTGATCGAATGGGATCCCGACCGATTTTACGACGGTGCCATCGGCGAGGACCGCCGGCGCGCCATGTTCGAGGCGTTGGACCTGCATGCGATGAACGAGCGTATCGACCTCGGCGCACATTTCACCGACACGGTCTATGCCGAGGCTGAGAAATACCCCGACTGGCGGGCGGAAATCCGGATGTGGCACGATCGGTGGATCGAAATGGCCTCACCCGTGATCGACCATTCCGTCAGGTTGATGAAGGCACTGCAGGACAAGGGGGTGCCGGTGTTTTCGCTGACGAATTTCGGCGTGGAAAGCTATGATTTGGCAGCAACGCATTACCCATTCCTGCGCGCGTTTGACCGCGATTTCATCTCGGGCCATATGCGCATGATCAAGCCTGATCCTGCGATTTATGCGCAGGTTGAGGCGACCGCAGGCATCAAGGGCGACGCGCTGCTGTTTACGGATGATCGCGATGACAATATCGCCGCCGCACAGGGTTTTGGCTGGCAAACCCATCTGTTTGAAGGGCCGCAAGGCTGGGCCGACCGGCTGGTGGCATCCGGGCTCCTGACCCGCGCAGAAGCCGCATGA
- a CDS encoding ornithine cyclodeaminase family protein translates to MSPIPIIPFSEGEAVLDWIGLTDALAAGHLLPKAEIADTFLYRDPDTLLNRAAWIDGLGLAVKSATIFPGNTAQGLSSVNGGVTLYCDRTGTLEAIVDFHLVTKWKTAGDSLLAARRLARADSRTILIVGAGTQARALHSAYSALFPHAQFTVWNRTAQNAEQLAREIPGIAIAEDLETAVRAADIVTAATMTTTPLIHGAWLQPGQHIDLIGAYRPDMREVDDDALQRTRVFVDSLDTTVDHIGELKIPIAAGAFSADQIVADYYAPESFKRQGDDEITLFKNGGGAHLDLMTSRFILERWQAQSA, encoded by the coding sequence ATGAGCCCCATTCCCATCATACCCTTTTCTGAAGGCGAGGCAGTGCTGGACTGGATCGGTCTAACGGATGCCTTGGCCGCAGGCCACCTTTTGCCCAAGGCTGAAATTGCCGACACGTTTTTGTACCGCGATCCGGATACGCTGCTGAACCGCGCGGCGTGGATCGACGGTCTGGGCCTTGCGGTAAAATCCGCCACGATCTTTCCGGGCAACACGGCGCAGGGGCTGTCGAGCGTCAATGGCGGCGTCACGCTCTATTGTGACAGGACCGGCACGCTGGAGGCGATTGTCGATTTCCACCTCGTGACCAAATGGAAAACCGCCGGAGACAGCCTGTTGGCGGCGCGCCGTCTGGCACGGGCCGACAGCCGCACCATTCTGATCGTGGGCGCAGGCACACAGGCGCGTGCACTGCACAGCGCCTATTCGGCGCTGTTCCCGCACGCGCAGTTTACCGTCTGGAACCGCACAGCGCAGAATGCAGAGCAGCTTGCCCGCGAGATCCCCGGCATTGCCATCGCTGAGGATCTGGAAACAGCCGTCAGGGCCGCAGATATCGTCACGGCGGCGACCATGACGACCACGCCGCTGATCCATGGCGCATGGCTACAACCGGGTCAGCACATTGATCTGATCGGGGCCTATCGTCCCGATATGCGCGAGGTTGACGATGACGCCCTGCAGCGGACCCGCGTTTTTGTCGACAGCCTTGATACGACCGTCGATCACATTGGCGAGTTGAAAATTCCGATTGCGGCAGGCGCGTTCAGCGCCGATCAGATCGTAGCGGATTATTATGCGCCGGAATCGTTCAAACGCCAAGGCGACGATGAAATCACCCTGTTCAAGAATGGCGGTGGCGCGCATCTGGACCTCATGACCAGCCGCTTTATTCTGGAGCGCTGGCAGGCGCAGTCCGCATGA